A portion of the Syngnathoides biaculeatus isolate LvHL_M chromosome 7, ASM1980259v1, whole genome shotgun sequence genome contains these proteins:
- the tbxa2r gene encoding thromboxane A2 receptor isoform X2 has translation MNASSLLPSNDTPLCYTINNPPFQYVPTIASAYFSSIFSVLGITSNLIAFVVLIKSFQRTHSSSRSSFLIFLGGLVVTDFMGLLVTGSIVVSFHVTHFNWRHLDPRCHFCNFMGMSMVFYGLCPLLLGAAMALERFIGITRPFARTTTLPKKRTVFMLLLVWFIAGCIALLPLTGVGSYHMQMPGSWCFFNISSEGSDLTFSVLFSMAGLTCIVVSFVLNTVTVVTLIKVCCGQDKMQRPRDQEVEMMVQLILIMAIASICWCPILIYILLYSTTDEAVKGESLLLYIRLATCNQIFDPWIYIMCHLLPIRSLLHKLR, from the exons ATGAATGCATCTTCCCTACTCCCCTCCAATGACACGCCACTCTGCTACACCATTAACAATCCTCCATTCCAGTATGTGCCCACCATTGCCTCAGCCTACTTCTCCTCCATCTTCAGCGTGTTGGGTATCACCTCCAACCTCATCGCCTTTGTGGTTCTCATCAAGTCGTTCCAGCGAACTCACAGCAGCTCTCGGTCTTCCTTCCTCATCTTCTTGGGTGGCCTGGTGGTCACCGATTTCATGGGTTTGCTGGTCACAGGCAGTATTGTGGTCTCCTTTCACGTGACGCACTTCAACTGGCGCCATTTGGACCCACGCTGccacttctgcaactttatgGGCATGTCCATGGTCTTCTACGGACTGTGCCCGCTGCTGCTCGGTGCGGCTATGGCTTTGGAGCGCTTCATCGGCATCACCCGTCCGTTTGCGCGCACCACCACTCTCCCCAAGAAGCGAACCGTCTTCATGTTGTTGCTGGTGTGGTTCATTGCCGGCTGCATAGCGTTGCTGCCTTTGACCGGAGTCGGCAGCTACCACATGCAGATGCCCGGCTCCTGGTGTTTTTTCAACATTAGCTCGGAGGGCAGCGACCTGACCTTTTCTGTGCTCTTCTCCATGGCCGGGTTGACGTGCATCGTTGTTTCCTTTGTGCTGAACACCGTGACCGTTGTGACGCTGATCAAGGTGTGCTGTGGACAGGATAAGATGCAACGTCCCAGGGatcaggaagtggaaatgatggtACAGCTCATCCTGATCATGGCCATCGCTTCCATCTGCTGGTGCCCAATACTT ATTTATATTCTGCTGTACTCTACGACTGACGAAGCTGTAAAAGGTGAAAGTCTTTTGTTGTACATACGCTTGGCCACCTGCAATCAGATATTTGACCCCTGGATATACATCATGTGTCACCTTCTCCCAATAAG GTCTTTATTGCACAAACTGCGCTGA
- the tbxa2r gene encoding thromboxane A2 receptor isoform X1 gives MNASSLLPSNDTPLCYTINNPPFQYVPTIASAYFSSIFSVLGITSNLIAFVVLIKSFQRTHSSSRSSFLIFLGGLVVTDFMGLLVTGSIVVSFHVTHFNWRHLDPRCHFCNFMGMSMVFYGLCPLLLGAAMALERFIGITRPFARTTTLPKKRTVFMLLLVWFIAGCIALLPLTGVGSYHMQMPGSWCFFNISSEGSDLTFSVLFSMAGLTCIVVSFVLNTVTVVTLIKVCCGQDKMQRPRDQEVEMMVQLILIMAIASICWCPILVFIAQTALSGRPLQVIYLLLWLRFASWNQILDPWVYILVRRAVLQRVYPRIDWSRWSTLNQSFRSTFHRLTHSSSLGRPLSADETGQIEQLDETHNDL, from the exons ATGAATGCATCTTCCCTACTCCCCTCCAATGACACGCCACTCTGCTACACCATTAACAATCCTCCATTCCAGTATGTGCCCACCATTGCCTCAGCCTACTTCTCCTCCATCTTCAGCGTGTTGGGTATCACCTCCAACCTCATCGCCTTTGTGGTTCTCATCAAGTCGTTCCAGCGAACTCACAGCAGCTCTCGGTCTTCCTTCCTCATCTTCTTGGGTGGCCTGGTGGTCACCGATTTCATGGGTTTGCTGGTCACAGGCAGTATTGTGGTCTCCTTTCACGTGACGCACTTCAACTGGCGCCATTTGGACCCACGCTGccacttctgcaactttatgGGCATGTCCATGGTCTTCTACGGACTGTGCCCGCTGCTGCTCGGTGCGGCTATGGCTTTGGAGCGCTTCATCGGCATCACCCGTCCGTTTGCGCGCACCACCACTCTCCCCAAGAAGCGAACCGTCTTCATGTTGTTGCTGGTGTGGTTCATTGCCGGCTGCATAGCGTTGCTGCCTTTGACCGGAGTCGGCAGCTACCACATGCAGATGCCCGGCTCCTGGTGTTTTTTCAACATTAGCTCGGAGGGCAGCGACCTGACCTTTTCTGTGCTCTTCTCCATGGCCGGGTTGACGTGCATCGTTGTTTCCTTTGTGCTGAACACCGTGACCGTTGTGACGCTGATCAAGGTGTGCTGTGGACAGGATAAGATGCAACGTCCCAGGGatcaggaagtggaaatgatggtACAGCTCATCCTGATCATGGCCATCGCTTCCATCTGCTGGTGCCCAATACTT GTCTTTATTGCACAAACTGCGCTGAGCGGACGACCTCTGCAGGTCATTTACCTTCTGCTGTGGCTGCGCTTTGCCTCCTGGAACCAGATCCTGGACCCATGGGTGTACATCCTGGTTCGCAGGGCGGTATTACAGAGAGTCTACCCGCGCATAGACTGGTCCCGTTGGTCCACCTTAAACCAATCATTCCGGAGCACCTTTCACAGATTAACACATTCTTCTTCACTTGGAAGGCCTCTTAGCGCCGATGAAACTGGACAGATTGAACAATTGGATGAAACACACAATGACCTATAA